A DNA window from Pseudodesulfovibrio thermohalotolerans contains the following coding sequences:
- a CDS encoding Na/Pi cotransporter family protein — MPIFPLFAGLFGGLGLFLLGMRLMTSGMRNAAGNALRSLLGKWTRTPLHGLFTGCAITALVQSSSAVTVAVIGFVNAGLLSLPQSVGVIFGSNIGTTATSWIVAAVGVSVNVKALALPMVGLGALLRLTGSRTRRKYFGDALTGFGIFFLGIEILQGTFQHLEQMVDLSAYNIGGIGGMALFTAVGAILTLLMQSSSAAMALVLTAAMSGVITLESAAAATIGTNVGTTSTALLSVIGATYNAKKVAAAHILFNLGTGLVALLGIPLLLKGASLLATLGPDFDTATILALFHTAFNLLGVAIFLPITNRLTAFLDRHIGREEAEMGKPKYLDDTALQAPGLAMDALFMELGRLGDMTRDICQKGLASKFRPGDFLKDRAAVETLISAIRAYCIKLQPLELSDNAALRMPSALRVIQYYAKALNIVSEIYQQYADLDHQLPGTYAETARSFRREVRRILDAARTPCAPEFADLAKMMYGIEELYHELKEALLKAGAQGSLELDRMVSLLEFYSHVRVMCEQAVKGTTYWSRLRDIELTCANADADNKYAWKHEG, encoded by the coding sequence TTGCCGATTTTCCCCCTTTTTGCTGGCCTGTTCGGCGGCCTCGGCCTCTTTCTGCTGGGTATGCGCCTCATGACCTCGGGTATGCGCAACGCTGCGGGCAACGCCCTGCGCAGTCTGCTCGGCAAATGGACCAGGACGCCCCTCCACGGGCTCTTCACCGGGTGCGCCATCACCGCTCTGGTTCAGTCCTCCAGCGCCGTCACCGTGGCCGTTATCGGCTTCGTCAATGCCGGACTCCTGTCCCTGCCCCAATCCGTGGGCGTGATCTTTGGCTCCAATATCGGCACAACGGCCACCAGCTGGATCGTCGCCGCCGTCGGCGTCAGTGTGAACGTCAAGGCCCTGGCCCTGCCCATGGTCGGCCTGGGAGCCCTGCTCCGCCTGACAGGCAGCCGGACGCGACGCAAATACTTCGGCGACGCCCTGACCGGATTCGGCATATTCTTCCTGGGCATCGAGATTCTTCAGGGCACATTCCAACACCTCGAACAGATGGTGGACCTGTCGGCCTACAACATCGGCGGGATCGGCGGCATGGCCCTCTTCACGGCCGTGGGCGCGATCCTGACCCTGCTCATGCAAAGCTCCAGTGCGGCGATGGCTTTGGTCCTAACCGCCGCCATGTCCGGGGTCATCACCCTGGAAAGCGCGGCGGCGGCGACCATCGGCACCAATGTCGGAACCACCTCCACGGCCCTGCTTTCCGTGATAGGGGCCACCTACAACGCCAAGAAGGTGGCGGCCGCACACATTCTTTTCAATCTGGGCACCGGGCTCGTCGCCCTGCTTGGCATCCCCCTGCTGCTCAAGGGCGCGTCCCTACTCGCTACCCTCGGGCCTGACTTCGACACGGCAACCATCCTGGCCCTGTTCCACACCGCCTTCAACCTGCTCGGCGTGGCCATATTCCTGCCTATCACCAACCGACTCACCGCGTTTCTGGACCGACACATCGGACGGGAAGAGGCCGAGATGGGCAAGCCGAAATACCTGGACGACACAGCGCTCCAGGCCCCGGGCCTGGCCATGGACGCCCTGTTCATGGAACTGGGCAGGCTCGGTGACATGACCCGAGACATTTGCCAAAAGGGACTCGCCTCCAAATTCCGCCCCGGCGATTTCCTCAAGGACCGGGCGGCCGTGGAAACGCTGATCTCCGCCATCCGCGCCTATTGCATCAAGCTTCAGCCGCTGGAGCTGTCCGACAACGCGGCCCTGCGGATGCCCTCGGCCCTGCGGGTCATTCAATATTACGCCAAGGCCCTGAATATCGTCTCCGAAATATATCAGCAGTACGCTGACCTGGACCACCAGTTGCCCGGCACCTATGCTGAGACCGCCCGATCCTTCCGCCGGGAGGTCCGGCGCATCCTCGATGCGGCACGCACGCCGTGCGCCCCGGAGTTCGCGGACCTTGCGAAAATGATGTACGGCATTGAAGAGCTCTATCACGAGCTGAAAGAGGCATTGCTCAAAGCGGGCGCTCAGGGTAGCCTTGAACTCGACAGGATGGTTTCGCTGCTGGAATTCTATTCCCATGTGCGCGTCATGTGCGAACAGGCCGTGAAGGGAACCACCTATTGGTCGAGGCTGCGGGATATCGAGCTGACCTGCGCCAACGCCGACGCGGACAACAAGTACGCCTGGAAACACGAAGGATAA
- a CDS encoding bacteriohemerythrin, with amino-acid sequence MSLRLKLYSAIGILLAVGLGMFVATIVITSAQEHDGLVINLAGRQRMLSQKMAKEALLYLEERRAGGDGDALRGQVVTTSRLFRDTLTALTDSGPAPVTANPDGPKRDLPAPSASVKAQLLKVRQLWGPYDAALGDILERQILDSDFNKKSLAVLVNMNEAVTMMQAESESRVDVLLATQIAGIAIMILTTLVSFLTIQRKLVRPLHTFGSTMDTICRGDLTQAYDNRQKDEIGMVARTLSTMEEKLKSVVSRAKASTVNMADRSADLNDMAADLARSATSQAASVGEIASLMEGMRSTISTTAGNSRETHQLAVKAAEDARKSGESVGTALEAITTIAGKITIIEEIARQTNLLALNAAIEAARAGEHGKGFAVVASEVRKLAERSGQAAKEISELSANTLGISNEAGELLQLLVPDIEKTASMIEEINASSAEQQRDAEMVGRSVRDLDQGIGETAHMARNLSATTEELSGEADALRGELHFFKTGKSEQAPPPRKAKPQSEYPLPSGPAQNPAAPTTPKRTAHFRKERLSTEGNKPLIVWDDSIATGIDLIDDQHKELVKLINRLNSAMLQGKGKAVIGETLEELRRYTTFHFNQEETLFEKYGYSETDEHKSVHRELLGQVSEFIDKFESGQTAMSRDLFYFLKDWLVNHIQGVDKRYVPHIREALKNDS; translated from the coding sequence ATGAGTCTGAGATTGAAGCTCTATTCGGCCATCGGGATTCTCCTGGCCGTGGGCCTTGGCATGTTTGTCGCAACTATCGTCATAACCTCGGCTCAGGAGCACGACGGGCTGGTCATCAATCTGGCTGGACGCCAGCGGATGCTCAGTCAGAAGATGGCCAAGGAAGCCCTGCTCTACCTGGAAGAGAGACGGGCCGGCGGCGACGGCGACGCGCTGCGAGGCCAGGTGGTGACAACCTCCCGCCTGTTCAGGGACACCCTGACCGCCCTGACCGACTCCGGGCCTGCCCCGGTGACCGCCAATCCCGACGGGCCGAAGCGGGACCTGCCCGCTCCGTCCGCATCCGTGAAGGCGCAACTGCTCAAGGTCAGACAGCTTTGGGGACCTTATGACGCGGCCCTCGGCGACATCCTCGAAAGGCAAATCCTGGACAGCGACTTCAACAAGAAAAGCCTGGCGGTCCTGGTCAACATGAACGAAGCCGTGACCATGATGCAGGCGGAATCCGAAAGCCGGGTGGACGTCCTCCTCGCCACCCAGATAGCGGGTATCGCCATCATGATTCTGACCACTCTGGTCAGTTTCCTGACCATCCAGCGCAAACTGGTCAGGCCCCTGCACACCTTCGGCTCGACCATGGACACCATCTGCCGGGGCGACCTCACCCAAGCCTACGACAACCGGCAAAAAGATGAAATCGGCATGGTCGCGCGCACCCTGAGCACGATGGAGGAAAAACTCAAGAGCGTGGTCAGCCGTGCCAAGGCGTCGACGGTGAATATGGCCGACCGTAGCGCGGACCTGAACGACATGGCGGCCGACCTGGCCCGAAGCGCCACCAGCCAGGCCGCTTCCGTGGGAGAAATCGCATCCCTCATGGAGGGAATGCGCTCGACCATCTCGACCACGGCGGGCAATTCGAGGGAAACACACCAACTGGCCGTAAAGGCGGCGGAAGACGCCCGAAAGAGCGGCGAATCCGTGGGCACGGCCCTGGAGGCCATCACCACCATCGCGGGAAAAATCACGATCATCGAGGAAATCGCGAGACAGACCAACCTCCTGGCCCTGAACGCGGCCATCGAGGCGGCGCGGGCGGGCGAGCACGGCAAGGGATTCGCCGTGGTCGCATCCGAGGTCCGCAAGCTCGCCGAACGAAGCGGCCAGGCGGCCAAGGAAATCAGCGAATTGTCGGCCAACACGCTGGGCATATCAAATGAGGCCGGGGAACTGCTACAGCTTCTGGTTCCCGACATTGAAAAGACCGCATCCATGATCGAGGAGATCAACGCCTCCAGCGCCGAACAGCAACGGGACGCCGAGATGGTTGGCCGGTCTGTCCGAGACCTGGACCAGGGCATCGGGGAAACCGCCCACATGGCCCGTAACCTTTCGGCGACCACCGAGGAACTGTCCGGCGAGGCGGACGCCCTTCGCGGCGAACTGCACTTTTTCAAGACCGGCAAAAGTGAACAAGCTCCGCCGCCCCGAAAGGCGAAACCGCAGTCGGAATATCCGCTCCCGTCGGGCCCGGCCCAAAATCCAGCCGCGCCCACAACTCCCAAGCGGACTGCGCATTTCCGCAAAGAGCGCCTCTCAACCGAGGGAAACAAGCCGCTCATCGTCTGGGACGACAGCATCGCCACGGGCATCGACCTCATCGACGACCAACACAAGGAGCTGGTCAAACTCATCAACCGACTGAACAGCGCCATGCTCCAGGGCAAGGGCAAGGCCGTGATCGGCGAGACACTGGAGGAACTGCGGCGCTACACCACATTCCATTTCAATCAGGAAGAAACTCTTTTCGAAAAATACGGCTACTCCGAAACGGATGAACACAAGTCCGTCCACCGCGAACTTCTCGGCCAAGTCTCGGAATTCATCGACAAGTTTGAATCGGGACAGACAGCCATGAGCCGCGACCTGTTCTATTTCCTCAAAGACTGGCTGGTGAACCACATACAGGGCGTGGACAAGCGGTATGTTCCCCACATCAGGGAAGCCCTGAAAAATGACAGTTGA